In Pyrus communis chromosome 1, drPyrComm1.1, whole genome shotgun sequence, the following are encoded in one genomic region:
- the LOC137718428 gene encoding uncharacterized protein isoform X2, which yields MALAARPASNLFLTPHRARWVFTPFAVSSSSSSSSKPSRALILYSKSGCCLCDGLKEKLQAAFLLSGPDSLHDVDLQVRDITSNPEWERAYQYEIPVLARVLSDGTEETLPRSSPRLGVELVQKKIAAAFKH from the exons ATGGCACTGGCGGCGAGGCCAGCCTCGAATTTGTTCCTAACGCCACACAGGGCGAGGTGGGTCTTCACCCCTTTTgccgtttcttcttcttcttcttcttcttcaaagcCTTCACGAGCACTCATTCTCTACTCGAAGTCCGGATGCTGTTTGTGCGATGGCCTCAAAGAAAAACTTCAGGCCGCTTTCTTACTTTCCGGCCCTGATTCCCTCCACGACGTCGATTTGCAG GTGAGGGATATTACGAGCAATCCAGAGTGGGAAAGAGCTTACCAGTATGAGATACCAGTTTTGGCCAGAGTGTTATCTGATGGCACTGAG GAAACTCTCCCCAGATCATCTCCTCGCCTTGGAGTGGAGCTGGTTCAGAAGAAAATAGCTGCTGCTTTCAAACATTAG
- the LOC137718428 gene encoding uncharacterized protein isoform X1: protein MALAARPASNLFLTPHRARWVFTPFAVSSSSSSSSKPSRALILYSKSGCCLCDGLKEKLQAAFLLSGPDSLHDVDLQFAVLGFAQVRDITSNPEWERAYQYEIPVLARVLSDGTEETLPRSSPRLGVELVQKKIAAAFKH from the exons ATGGCACTGGCGGCGAGGCCAGCCTCGAATTTGTTCCTAACGCCACACAGGGCGAGGTGGGTCTTCACCCCTTTTgccgtttcttcttcttcttcttcttcttcaaagcCTTCACGAGCACTCATTCTCTACTCGAAGTCCGGATGCTGTTTGTGCGATGGCCTCAAAGAAAAACTTCAGGCCGCTTTCTTACTTTCCGGCCCTGATTCCCTCCACGACGTCGATTTGCAG TTTGCTGTGTTGGGTTTTGCTCAGGTGAGGGATATTACGAGCAATCCAGAGTGGGAAAGAGCTTACCAGTATGAGATACCAGTTTTGGCCAGAGTGTTATCTGATGGCACTGAG GAAACTCTCCCCAGATCATCTCCTCGCCTTGGAGTGGAGCTGGTTCAGAAGAAAATAGCTGCTGCTTTCAAACATTAG
- the LOC137747782 gene encoding uncharacterized protein, producing MSNYLLLTLLLHVLAATGAHPDRQNDTPVGRFQNYLRINTAHPNPNYAAPVAFLTAIAQTLNLQIQTFHFTPSKSKPLLLLTWPGSHPSLPSLLLNSHLDSVPAEPDKWTHPPFSAHRTPEGLIFARGAQDDKCIAIQYLEAIRNLKAANFTPIRTVHVSLVPDEEIGGLDGAAKFAVSKQFQDLNVGFMLDEGQANPSDEFRVFYADRTPWNLIVKAQGTPGHGSRLYDNGAMENLMKSVEVMSRFREAQFDEVKAGNAAISEVISVNPVYLKSGIASGDGFVMNMQPSEAEAGFNIRIPPTADPELLRKRIAEEWAPASRNLTYQLLDQGPTRDFMGRPLATATDDSNPWWSVFKQAIESAGGKLAKPEILTSTTDARYMRQQGIPALGFSPMKNTPILLHDHNEHLKDTVFLKGIKVYESLISALSSFEQTSQ from the exons ATGTCCAACTATCTCCTCCTCACACTCCTCCTCCACGTACTCGCCGCAACCGGGGCCCACCCCGACCGCCAAAACGACACCCCCGTCGGCCGCTTCCAGAACTACCTCCGAATCAACACCGCCCACCCCAACCCAAACTACGCCGCCCCCGTCGCCTTCCTCACCGCCATCGCCCAAACCCTAAACCTCCAAATCCAGACCTTCCATTTCACCCCGTCCAAATCCAagcccctcctcctcctcacctGGCCCGGGTCCCACCCCTCTCTCCCCTCCCTCCTCCTCAACTCCCACCTAGACTCCGTCCCCGCCGAGCCCGACAAGTGGACCCACCCTCCCTTCTCCGCCCACCGCACCCCGGAGGGCCTCATCTTCGCCCGCGGCGCCCAGGACGACAAGTGCATCGCCATCCAGTACCTCGAGGCCATCCGCAACCTCAAGGCCGCCAATTTCACCCCTATCCGCACAGTCCACGTGTCCCTCGTCCCCGACGAGGAGATCGGCGGCCTTGATGGCGCCGCTAAGTTCGCCGTCTCCAAGCAATTTCAGGATTTGAATGTGGGGTTTATGTTGGACGAAGGCCAGGCTAATCCCAGCGACGAGTTTAGGGTTTTCTACGCCGATCGGACTCCGTGGAATTTGATCGTGAAGGCGCAGGGGACGCCGGGACACGGTTCGAGATTGTACGATAACGGAGCGATGGAGAATTTGATGAAGAGCGTGGAGGTTATGAGTCGGTTCAGGGAGGCCCAATTCGACGAGGTTAAAGCCGGCAATGCGGCGATTTCGGAGGTTATTTCGGTCAATCCTGTTTATTTGAAGTCTGGGATTGCTTCCGGCGAT GGGTTTGTGATGAATATGCAACCTTCGGAGGCGGAAGCAGGGTTTAATATACGAATCCCGCCTACTGCAGACCCGGAGCTTCTTAGGAAGAGGATTGCTGAGGAATGGGCGCCGGCTTCAAGGAATTTGACTTACCAA CTACTTGATCAAGGACCAACTAGAGATTTTATGGGCCGCCCTTTAGCAACAGCAACTGATGATTCCAATCCATGGTGGTCTGTTTTCAAACAAGCTATCGAATCAGCTGGAGGGAAACTTGCGAAGCCTGAAATTTTGACATCAACTACCGATGCACGATACATGAGGCAGCAGGGCATTCCTGCGCTTGGTTTCTCCCCAATGAAAAATACTCCTATCTTACTTCATGACCATAATGAG cacCTAAAGGATACCGTATTCTTGAAAGGCATAAAAGTTTATGAATCTCTAATCAGTGCTTTGAGTTCCTTTGAGCAAACATCTCAATAG